A region of Actinobacillus porcitonsillarum DNA encodes the following proteins:
- a CDS encoding PqiB family protein: protein MEEQTVQVAKIRPPRKISPFWLLPIVAFAIGCLLFFQILKEQGETITIRFNEGDGITAGKTAIRYQGLQIGLVKKVYFVDNLKKVQVEAEINPEAKSVLKEGTIFWVVKPTASLAGVSGLDTLVSGNYITLKPSTDPEAKSKDEFIAEDEAPVAIATDGALLVRLISDDLGSITAGAQIYYRKAPVGQVADYRFSADHKKVEIDVLINKKYASLVKKDSRFWNISGIDVKAGLSGVDISVDSLASVVVGAVSFDSPDNSEAAEQGQTFSLYKDLKSALRGVEVKVAVPIADNLKVNETPVFYKNVQVGVLSNLEMPRDDDNEFFKGIGRKGMLKGTLLIDPNHSDLLKNGTAILLREPKFSLNKEQISKIGELFRGIYFDILAGEGEEKLSFTVQKEADYLLSLPNILALTLTAPESYGVEEGQGIYYNDIQIGEVLKRQLSIDNVSFKAMIYPPYRALISENSKFVAISNLDISVGLDGVRVKAGSPNDWIKGGVRLIADKQQNGKAKSSYPLYKDMDSAQAGITSSEKKATVILSAKTLEGIDKGSVVLYRDFQVGEILNVHPQKNGFDVELYIEPAYRHLMSEKSRFWIEPAIAAELSLKGLTVQSSPLMRTLKGAISFDNEGKGSKTLYASKEQATAGYTYITLIAKDASKLFKGMDIRYMGLTVGKVEKLELQNAKKQIKVTAYLDGQYYSLLAKTGSKFSAISPEITTSGIKNIDAMLQTYINVEAGSGKAQTLFNLSDTATTQTTYANGYPIIVETSDARGIELEAPVLYRGMQVGIVKKLNLSELGDRVLIHLSIENKYQHLVRNNTEFWAASGYTMDVSLQGVSMNSGTMSQLLKGGIEFSTPSGRVVQPQAKPNRHFLLQRKIPQDAPAWDQGIAE from the coding sequence ATGGAAGAACAAACTGTACAAGTTGCAAAAATTAGACCGCCTCGTAAAATTTCTCCGTTTTGGTTACTGCCGATAGTCGCATTTGCTATTGGCTGTTTACTTTTCTTTCAAATTTTAAAAGAACAAGGGGAAACAATCACTATCCGCTTTAATGAAGGGGATGGCATTACTGCGGGCAAAACGGCTATTCGCTATCAAGGTTTGCAAATTGGTTTAGTGAAAAAAGTCTATTTTGTGGATAACTTGAAAAAGGTTCAAGTAGAAGCAGAAATAAATCCTGAAGCTAAATCAGTACTGAAAGAAGGAACGATTTTCTGGGTGGTTAAGCCAACGGCTTCACTCGCAGGGGTTTCAGGGTTAGATACATTGGTTTCAGGCAATTATATTACCTTAAAACCAAGTACTGATCCTGAGGCAAAAAGTAAAGATGAATTTATTGCTGAAGATGAGGCACCTGTTGCCATTGCAACGGATGGTGCTTTATTAGTGCGTTTAATTTCTGATGATCTAGGTTCAATTACTGCAGGAGCTCAAATTTATTATCGTAAAGCGCCTGTTGGGCAAGTTGCCGATTATCGTTTTAGTGCCGACCATAAAAAAGTTGAAATTGATGTGCTGATTAACAAAAAATATGCTTCTTTAGTGAAAAAAGATAGCCGTTTTTGGAATATCAGTGGTATTGATGTAAAAGCTGGATTATCTGGCGTAGATATTTCTGTGGATAGTTTAGCCTCTGTGGTTGTAGGAGCAGTCTCTTTTGATTCTCCGGATAATTCTGAAGCGGCAGAACAAGGGCAAACATTTTCTTTATATAAGGATCTGAAATCTGCATTAAGAGGGGTAGAGGTAAAAGTTGCAGTCCCAATAGCGGATAATTTGAAGGTCAATGAAACCCCTGTTTTTTATAAAAATGTGCAAGTCGGCGTGCTGTCTAATTTAGAAATGCCTCGTGACGATGACAATGAATTTTTTAAAGGCATTGGTCGTAAAGGCATGTTAAAAGGGACGCTCTTGATTGATCCTAATCATAGTGACTTGCTGAAAAATGGCACGGCAATTTTATTGCGTGAGCCAAAATTTAGCTTAAATAAAGAGCAAATTAGTAAAATTGGTGAGTTATTTAGAGGAATTTATTTCGATATTTTAGCCGGAGAAGGAGAAGAAAAGTTAAGTTTTACCGTACAGAAAGAAGCGGATTACTTGCTTTCACTCCCAAATATTCTCGCTTTAACTCTAACGGCACCAGAATCTTATGGTGTTGAAGAAGGGCAAGGTATTTATTATAACGATATTCAAATTGGTGAAGTTTTAAAACGTCAGTTAAGCATTGATAATGTCTCTTTCAAGGCGATGATTTATCCACCTTATCGAGCATTAATTTCGGAAAATAGTAAATTCGTTGCCATTTCTAATTTAGATATTAGCGTGGGCTTGGATGGTGTTCGAGTAAAAGCCGGTTCGCCAAATGATTGGATTAAAGGTGGTGTACGTTTAATTGCTGATAAACAGCAAAATGGCAAGGCGAAAAGTAGCTACCCACTTTATAAAGATATGGATTCGGCACAAGCAGGGATAACTTCAAGTGAGAAAAAAGCGACAGTTATTTTATCTGCAAAAACATTAGAAGGGATTGATAAAGGGTCTGTTGTCCTTTATCGAGATTTTCAAGTTGGGGAAATTTTAAACGTTCACCCACAGAAAAATGGCTTTGATGTTGAGCTTTATATTGAGCCAGCTTATCGTCATTTAATGAGTGAAAAAAGCCGTTTCTGGATTGAACCGGCGATTGCCGCAGAGCTTTCTTTAAAAGGTTTAACGGTTCAATCTTCGCCTTTAATGAGAACGTTAAAAGGTGCGATCAGCTTCGATAACGAAGGAAAAGGAAGTAAAACGTTATATGCAAGTAAAGAACAAGCAACGGCTGGTTATACGTATATTACGCTTATTGCCAAAGATGCCTCAAAACTCTTTAAAGGCATGGATATTCGCTATATGGGCTTAACCGTTGGTAAAGTAGAAAAGCTTGAATTACAAAATGCAAAAAAACAGATAAAAGTAACCGCTTACCTTGATGGACAGTATTATTCATTACTTGCCAAAACCGGTAGTAAATTCAGTGCGATTTCTCCTGAAATTACAACAAGCGGGATAAAAAATATTGATGCAATGTTACAAACTTATATCAATGTTGAAGCAGGAAGCGGAAAAGCTCAAACGCTCTTTAATTTATCCGATACAGCAACGACTCAAACGACTTATGCCAATGGCTACCCTATTATTGTGGAAACCAGTGATGCACGAGGTATTGAGCTGGAAGCACCGGTTTTATATCGAGGAATGCAAGTTGGGATCGTGAAAAAACTGAATTTAAGTGAGTTAGGCGATCGAGTGTTGATCCATTTAAGTATAGAAAATAAATATCAGCATTTAGTGAGAAATAATACGGAATTTTGGGCGGCTTCAGGCTATACAATGGATGTGAGCTTGCAAGGGGTAAGTATGAATTCCGGCACAATGTCCCAATTACTGAAAGGCGGCATTGAATTTTCAACCCCTTCGGGACGAGTGGTTCAGCCTCAAGCAAAACCAAATCGTCATTTCTTATTACAACGTAAAATTCCGCAAGATGCTCCGGCTTGGGATCAAGGGATAGCGGAATAA
- the luxS gene encoding S-ribosylhomocysteine lyase, with translation MPLLDSFKVDHTRMNAPAVRVAKTMTTPKGDTITVFDLRFCRPNIDILPVRGIHTMEHLFAGFMRDHLNSETVEIIDISPMGCRTGFYMSLIGTPSEQEVVKAWTASMEDALNKVPDVSKIPELNEYQCGSYKEHSLEEAHQIARDVLAKGIGVNRNEDLALDEKLLNP, from the coding sequence ATGCCTTTATTAGATAGTTTTAAAGTTGATCATACAAGAATGAATGCTCCGGCAGTACGTGTGGCAAAAACGATGACAACGCCAAAAGGAGATACCATTACCGTGTTTGATTTACGTTTTTGCCGCCCAAACATTGATATTTTACCTGTACGTGGTATTCATACAATGGAGCATTTATTTGCCGGTTTTATGCGTGATCACCTTAATAGTGAAACAGTTGAAATCATTGATATTTCGCCAATGGGCTGCCGTACTGGTTTTTATATGTCATTAATTGGCACACCTTCTGAACAAGAGGTGGTAAAAGCGTGGACAGCTTCAATGGAAGATGCTTTAAATAAAGTGCCGGATGTGTCAAAAATTCCGGAATTGAATGAATACCAATGCGGTTCGTATAAAGAACATTCTTTAGAAGAAGCACATCAAATTGCCCGTGATGTGCTTGCAAAAGGAATTGGTGTTAATCGTAACGAAGATTTAGCCTTAGACGAAAAATTATTAAATCCATAA
- a CDS encoding ABC transporter ATP-binding protein: MFNKIFTWFENRVETYPEEAPQTPKSGIIPFIFEATKGMRGYLTILTILVAAVGIIEAILFQFMGELVDWINKLSPAALWQEKGSAIIGMFFVAMLGVLFVFLASSIRFQSLQGVFPMRLRWNFHRLMLGQSMGFYQDEFAGRVSAKVMQTALAVRDVVMTCADMLIYVAVYLTTSSVILLQFDGWLFLPFILWVISLAITIRVFVPKLAEAAQEQSDARSLMTGRITDAYSNIATVKLFSHGNRESAYAKESMEEFMTTVHKQMRLVTIIETLTNFTSIALIVSTAGIGLWLWSQEIVSAGAIATSTALALRIKGLSQWIMWEFARLFENLGTVQDGMATLSKPHTVVDKADAKPLTVTQGEIKFEHVDFAYDPKKPLLKDFDLTIKAGEKVGLVGRSGAGKSTLTNLLLRFYDIQNGTITIDGQNVRDITQESLRSQIGLVTQDTSLLHRSVRENLMYGRPNATEEEMLQAIQKAAASEFIPNLQDAKGRTGLDAHVGERGVKLSGGQRQRIAIARVMLKDAPILLLDEATSALDSEVEVAIQENLTDLMEGKTVVAIAHRLSTIMAMDRLIVLDKGEIVEQGTHEELLAQNGVYAKLWAHQSGGFLADDDI, translated from the coding sequence ATGTTTAATAAAATTTTTACTTGGTTTGAAAACCGAGTTGAAACATATCCGGAAGAAGCTCCCCAAACACCCAAATCCGGCATTATTCCTTTTATTTTTGAAGCAACAAAAGGAATGAGAGGTTACTTAACGATTTTAACCATTTTAGTTGCAGCCGTTGGGATTATTGAGGCGATCTTATTCCAATTTATGGGCGAATTAGTTGATTGGATCAATAAACTTAGTCCGGCTGCATTATGGCAAGAAAAAGGCAGTGCGATTATTGGTATGTTCTTTGTTGCAATGCTGGGCGTACTTTTTGTTTTCTTAGCCAGCAGCATTCGTTTCCAAAGTTTGCAAGGTGTTTTCCCAATGCGTTTACGTTGGAACTTCCACCGTTTAATGCTTGGGCAAAGTATGGGCTTTTACCAAGATGAATTTGCCGGCAGGGTTTCCGCTAAAGTGATGCAAACAGCATTAGCTGTGCGAGATGTCGTAATGACTTGTGCGGATATGCTTATTTATGTTGCCGTTTACTTAACAACATCAAGCGTCATTTTATTGCAATTTGATGGTTGGTTATTCTTACCTTTCATTCTATGGGTTATTTCACTGGCAATTACTATTCGAGTATTTGTGCCAAAATTAGCCGAAGCCGCTCAAGAGCAATCTGATGCACGTAGTTTGATGACCGGTCGCATTACCGATGCTTATTCTAATATCGCAACGGTTAAACTCTTTTCTCACGGTAATCGTGAGTCGGCTTATGCAAAAGAGTCGATGGAAGAATTTATGACAACGGTACATAAACAGATGCGACTCGTAACCATCATTGAAACCTTAACCAATTTTACCAGCATTGCTTTGATTGTTTCGACAGCAGGAATTGGTTTATGGCTTTGGTCGCAAGAAATCGTGAGTGCAGGCGCAATTGCTACTTCAACGGCACTGGCGTTACGTATCAAAGGCTTATCACAATGGATTATGTGGGAATTTGCCCGTCTATTTGAAAACTTAGGTACAGTTCAAGATGGCATGGCAACGCTTTCTAAACCGCATACCGTAGTAGATAAGGCAGATGCTAAGCCATTAACGGTAACGCAGGGCGAAATTAAATTTGAGCACGTTGATTTTGCTTATGATCCGAAAAAGCCATTATTGAAAGATTTTGATCTCACGATTAAAGCGGGAGAAAAAGTCGGATTAGTGGGTCGAAGTGGCGCAGGAAAATCGACCCTCACGAATTTATTGCTTCGTTTTTATGATATTCAAAACGGTACAATTACCATTGATGGGCAGAATGTACGTGATATTACCCAAGAAAGTTTACGCTCACAAATTGGCTTAGTTACCCAAGATACATCATTGCTACACCGTTCCGTCCGTGAAAATTTAATGTACGGCAGACCAAATGCGACAGAAGAAGAGATGCTACAAGCGATACAAAAAGCCGCAGCAAGCGAGTTTATCCCTAATTTACAAGATGCAAAAGGACGCACGGGGTTAGATGCACACGTAGGCGAACGAGGCGTTAAACTCTCCGGTGGGCAGCGCCAACGTATTGCGATTGCGCGTGTTATGTTAAAAGATGCTCCGATTTTGTTACTTGATGAAGCAACAAGTGCCTTAGACTCCGAAGTTGAAGTGGCAATTCAAGAGAACCTCACTGACTTAATGGAAGGCAAAACGGTTGTAGCGATTGCGCATCGTTTATCAACCATTATGGCAATGGATCGTTTAATCGTATTAGATAAAGGCGAAATCGTGGAACAAGGCACCCATGAAGAGCTGTTAGCACAAAATGGTGTTTATGCTAAATTATGGGCGCATCAAAGTGGTGGTTTTTTAGCAGACGATGACATTTAA
- a CDS encoding ZIP family metal transporter has translation MFDYFLSLHPIMQAFIAGLFTWGCTIFGSSFVYFFKTVNRKLLDMMMGFAGGVMIAASFWSLLAPALEYAEADYGSLAWLPAAIGFLLGGFFIRLIDYVVPHLHLSKPIEEAEGMQPKKGLSKSMLLFLAITIHNIPEGLAIGVTFGALATQVPGVDASIMGAIGLAIGIGLQNIPEGSSLSLPIRGEGHSRWKAFWYGSMSAVVEPIAAVIGAAFVLSMTAILPYALAFAAGAMIFVVVEELIPESQSNGNTDIATLSLMVGFVVMMVLDVALG, from the coding sequence ATGTTTGATTATTTTTTATCACTACATCCCATTATGCAAGCCTTTATTGCCGGTTTGTTTACTTGGGGATGTACGATTTTTGGCTCTTCATTCGTTTACTTCTTTAAGACGGTAAACCGTAAATTATTAGACATGATGATGGGCTTTGCCGGAGGGGTAATGATTGCGGCCTCTTTTTGGTCGCTTTTAGCACCGGCACTGGAATATGCTGAAGCAGATTACGGCTCTTTAGCGTGGCTGCCTGCGGCGATAGGTTTTCTCCTTGGTGGATTTTTTATCCGTTTGATCGACTACGTTGTACCGCATTTACATTTAAGTAAGCCCATTGAGGAAGCGGAAGGTATGCAACCTAAAAAGGGCTTATCAAAAAGTATGTTGCTTTTTTTGGCGATTACCATTCACAACATTCCTGAAGGTTTAGCTATCGGGGTAACATTTGGGGCATTGGCAACGCAAGTACCCGGCGTGGATGCTTCTATTATGGGGGCGATTGGATTAGCGATTGGGATTGGTTTGCAAAATATTCCTGAAGGTTCATCACTTTCTCTTCCTATTCGAGGTGAAGGGCATTCTCGCTGGAAAGCCTTTTGGTATGGCTCAATGTCTGCAGTTGTTGAGCCGATTGCAGCTGTGATTGGTGCTGCATTTGTTTTATCCATGACAGCGATTTTACCTTACGCCTTGGCATTTGCGGCAGGGGCAATGATTTTCGTTGTTGTGGAAGAGTTAATTCCTGAATCACAAAGTAATGGGAACACCGATATTGCCACCTTAAGCCTGATGGTTGGCTTTGTGGTAATGATGGTTCTTGATGTTGCATTAGGATAG